The following coding sequences lie in one bacterium genomic window:
- the rimP gene encoding ribosome maturation factor RimP produces the protein MFDKETLEKIKEIICPVIVKDNMELVNIEFKTEYGRRILRIFVDKENGVNVEDCAKISGKINSLLDNNDLIPGSYFLEISSPGLDRALTGEPDFRKFEGRLSKIKLHEAINGQKNFIGFLRECKNQNIILEEKNSGKMFEINLNNISRAKLVPEF, from the coding sequence ATGTTTGATAAAGAAACTTTAGAAAAAATAAAAGAAATTATTTGCCCGGTTATTGTAAAAGATAACATGGAATTGGTAAATATCGAGTTTAAAACAGAATATGGACGCAGGATTTTAAGAATTTTTGTTGATAAAGAAAATGGTGTTAATGTGGAAGATTGTGCTAAAATAAGCGGCAAGATAAATTCTTTATTGGATAATAATGATTTAATCCCAGGGAGTTATTTCCTTGAGATTTCCTCGCCGGGGCTTGACAGGGCGCTTACAGGTGAACCGGATTTCAGAAAATTTGAAGGAAGGCTTAGTAAAATTAAGCTTCACGAAGCCATAAACGGGCAGAAAAATTTTATTGGATTTTTAAGGGAATGTAAAAATCAAAATATAATATTGGAAGAGAAAAATTCAGGGAAGATGTTTGAAATAAATTTAAATAATATTTCGCGGGCAAAATTAGTGCCCGAGTTTTAA
- the nusA gene encoding transcription termination factor NusA: MTDKLVEALEQLVRERGLDRQALINTLHIAFLAAAKKTFGYSIKSGNIEIKEDADGHINVNWIKKAVSEPKDFFEIDMKTARKINPDVKLNEDIRVPLSPLDFTRTAAQTTKQIVIQRIKEAERESIYKEIKKKEGDIATGTVQKVERNYINILLGKVEGILPYREQVKNEKYISGDRIKVYVVEVVKSNKGLQIKLSRSHPGLVRRLFELEVPEIGEKTVEIKNIVREPGERTKIAVYAKNSNIDPVGACVGMKGSRIQAITRELRNEKLDIIPWSENESEFIIHALSPAKITRVILDREKKRALVIVPNDQLSLAIGKKGQNARLSARLTNWKIDVKNEDEFKEVQRQTLSKIFKESAETQEDISLSSIEGVGSKTVKRLETAGLHNLKDIKEAGIEQLESIEGIGKKTAEKLLHIAEENIDNKIQDTEAKEETDDK; the protein is encoded by the coding sequence ATGACTGATAAGCTAGTTGAAGCATTAGAACAGTTAGTCAGGGAAAGAGGTCTGGATCGCCAGGCCTTAATTAACACCCTGCATATAGCCTTTTTAGCCGCGGCAAAAAAGACTTTTGGTTATTCAATTAAATCCGGCAATATTGAAATAAAAGAGGATGCTGACGGCCATATTAATGTTAATTGGATAAAAAAAGCGGTCAGTGAACCCAAAGACTTTTTCGAGATAGATATGAAAACAGCCAGGAAAATAAACCCGGATGTAAAACTAAACGAGGATATCAGGGTCCCCTTGTCCCCGTTGGATTTTACAAGGACCGCGGCACAAACTACCAAACAAATAGTTATCCAGAGAATAAAGGAAGCAGAAAGAGAGAGTATCTATAAGGAAATCAAGAAAAAAGAAGGTGATATTGCCACAGGGACCGTGCAGAAGGTTGAACGTAATTATATTAATATATTATTAGGAAAAGTAGAAGGGATTTTACCTTACAGGGAACAAGTAAAGAATGAAAAATATATTTCAGGTGACAGGATAAAAGTGTATGTAGTTGAGGTTGTTAAGTCGAACAAAGGTCTTCAGATAAAACTTTCACGGTCTCACCCCGGATTGGTAAGAAGGCTTTTTGAACTGGAAGTCCCTGAAATCGGAGAAAAGACTGTGGAAATAAAAAATATAGTCCGTGAACCGGGGGAGAGGACAAAAATTGCGGTTTACGCGAAAAATTCAAATATTGATCCTGTCGGAGCATGTGTCGGTATGAAAGGAAGCCGGATACAGGCTATTACAAGAGAATTAAGGAATGAAAAACTGGATATAATCCCGTGGTCGGAAAATGAATCAGAATTTATAATTCATGCCTTAAGCCCCGCAAAAATAACAAGGGTAATTCTTGACAGGGAAAAGAAGCGGGCATTAGTTATTGTCCCGAATGACCAATTATCGCTTGCTATCGGAAAGAAAGGACAGAATGCCAGGCTTTCAGCAAGATTAACCAATTGGAAAATTGATGTAAAAAATGAAGATGAATTTAAAGAAGTCCAGCGCCAGACCCTGAGTAAAATATTTAAAGAAAGCGCGGAAACACAGGAAGATATATCATTATCATCAATTGAAGGTGTGGGCAGTAAAACTGTTAAAAGACTTGAAACAGCCGGACTGCACAACCTAAAAGATATAAAAGAAGCAGGGATTGAACAGCTTGAGTCCATAGAGGGAATTGGCAAGAAAACCGCGGAAAAACTTTTACACATAGCTGAAGAAAATATAGATAATAAAATACAGGATACTGAAGCAAAGGAAGAAACAGATGATAAATAA
- the infB gene encoding translation initiation factor IF-2, protein MRVHELAKKINVPSKKLIDGLRQLGVDIKSHMSVLSEDTIQMVLTALDDEKRKSAEPAKLKPVPETKISAVSKPVPKSARKEPQKKTETEEKAPEIKPVKKEISKETKKKEEIQEKKNVLKITGDFIVVSELANKLNKEPSEVIKKLIDFGVMAAINQRIDLDTAGTIAAEYGFEIESAPLFGEEIVIKEEKEDPSKLRPRAPIVTIMGHVDHGKTKLLDAIRKTNVVDQESGGITQHIGAYHVKLDKGTIVFLDTPGHEAFTAMRARGAKVTDIVVLVVAADDGVMPQTKEAVDHAKAANVPIIVAINKIDKKEANPMRVKQQLSDYGLSPEEWGGKTIFVEVSALMKKGISDLLEMILLQAEMLELKANPDRPAKGTIVEASMDKKRGVMATVLIQQGILHIGDPFISGHCFGKIKAMVDDWGKRLKEAGPSSPVQIMGISELPQAGDLFYVVNDEKTARQIGIKRREMDRERGLGEKGHIKLGDVYSKIQQGDMKGLNIIIKADVQGSIEALQGTLEQLSTSKVKLNIIHSGVGAITESDVLLASASNAIIIGFTVRPEPKVNELAAREGIDIRLYRIIYDVIDDVRKAMTGLLEPKFKEVILGRAEIREVFRIPKIGNIAGIYITDGKVTRSSFVRLVRDSVVVFEGKISSLRRFKEDAKEVAAGYECGLGIENYNDIKQNDILEFYIKETVVQEL, encoded by the coding sequence ATGAGAGTACACGAGTTAGCCAAAAAAATAAATGTACCGAGCAAAAAACTTATAGACGGGCTCAGGCAGTTAGGTGTTGACATAAAGAGCCATATGAGTGTTTTGTCCGAAGATACAATCCAGATGGTTCTTACTGCGTTAGATGATGAAAAAAGAAAAAGTGCTGAACCTGCTAAATTAAAACCTGTTCCAGAAACTAAAATTTCTGCTGTTTCAAAACCTGTTCCAAAAAGCGCGAGAAAAGAACCGCAGAAAAAAACGGAAACTGAAGAAAAAGCGCCTGAAATTAAACCTGTAAAAAAGGAAATTTCCAAAGAAACAAAGAAAAAAGAAGAGATACAGGAAAAAAAGAATGTTTTAAAAATTACAGGTGATTTTATCGTAGTAAGCGAGTTGGCAAATAAATTGAACAAAGAACCGTCTGAAGTAATTAAAAAATTAATTGATTTTGGAGTAATGGCGGCTATTAACCAGCGGATAGACCTGGATACCGCCGGGACAATTGCTGCGGAATACGGTTTTGAAATAGAATCGGCCCCGCTTTTTGGGGAAGAAATTGTTATCAAAGAAGAAAAAGAAGACCCGTCTAAATTAAGACCCAGGGCGCCGATTGTAACAATTATGGGGCATGTTGACCACGGCAAAACAAAACTTCTTGATGCTATCAGAAAAACAAATGTTGTTGACCAGGAGTCAGGCGGGATTACACAGCATATTGGTGCGTATCATGTGAAATTGGATAAAGGGACCATAGTTTTTCTTGATACGCCGGGGCATGAGGCGTTTACTGCGATGCGTGCGAGGGGGGCAAAGGTTACAGACATTGTAGTTTTGGTTGTTGCCGCGGATGACGGGGTTATGCCGCAGACAAAAGAAGCCGTTGATCATGCTAAAGCGGCCAATGTGCCGATAATTGTAGCTATTAATAAAATAGATAAGAAAGAGGCGAACCCAATGAGGGTGAAACAGCAGCTTAGTGATTATGGTCTCAGTCCCGAGGAATGGGGCGGTAAGACTATTTTTGTCGAAGTTTCAGCTTTGATGAAAAAAGGGATTTCGGATTTATTGGAAATGATTCTTCTACAGGCGGAAATGCTGGAGTTAAAAGCTAATCCGGACCGCCCGGCTAAAGGGACAATTGTTGAGGCATCAATGGATAAAAAAAGGGGTGTTATGGCCACTGTTTTAATCCAGCAGGGAATACTTCATATAGGTGACCCGTTTATCAGCGGGCATTGTTTTGGAAAAATTAAGGCCATGGTTGATGACTGGGGAAAGCGGTTGAAGGAGGCAGGTCCTTCGTCGCCTGTCCAGATAATGGGGATTTCAGAATTACCCCAGGCGGGAGATTTGTTTTATGTTGTAAACGACGAAAAAACAGCCCGCCAGATAGGGATAAAACGCAGAGAAATGGACAGGGAAAGAGGTTTGGGTGAAAAAGGGCATATTAAATTAGGGGATGTTTACAGCAAGATCCAGCAAGGTGATATGAAAGGGCTGAATATTATAATTAAAGCGGATGTCCAGGGTTCAATTGAGGCGTTACAGGGGACGTTGGAACAGCTTTCTACTTCAAAGGTTAAACTTAATATTATTCACAGCGGAGTAGGGGCGATTACCGAAAGCGATGTTTTACTGGCGTCAGCTTCAAACGCGATTATTATAGGATTTACAGTCAGGCCTGAACCTAAAGTCAATGAACTCGCGGCAAGGGAAGGTATCGATATAAGGCTATATAGAATAATATATGATGTTATAGATGATGTCCGGAAGGCTATGACGGGTTTATTGGAACCGAAATTCAAAGAGGTAATTTTAGGAAGGGCGGAAATCAGAGAGGTATTTCGTATCCCAAAGATCGGAAACATAGCAGGAATATATATAACAGATGGTAAAGTAACGAGGTCTTCTTTTGTCCGGCTTGTCAGGGATAGTGTTGTTGTTTTTGAAGGGAAAATTTCATCGCTTAGAAGATTTAAAGAGGATGCAAAAGAGGTAGCCGCAGGATATGAATGCGGATTAGGCATTGAAAATTATAATGATATTAAGCAAAATGATATTCTTGAATTCTATATCAAAGAAACTGTTGTGCAGGAATTGTAA
- the rbfA gene encoding 30S ribosome-binding factor RbfA: MKPVRLERINSLLREEIGSIIQKDLKDPRIGFVSVLEVKTNPDLSEAKVFVSVFADEEKKQKTIKGLKSAAGFIRHEIKERLCLRHIPNILFELDNSIEKGAHILELMDKISREEKIE, from the coding sequence ATGAAACCGGTAAGATTAGAAAGGATTAATTCTCTTTTACGTGAAGAGATCGGCAGTATTATCCAAAAAGATTTAAAAGATCCGAGGATAGGTTTTGTTTCGGTTTTGGAGGTTAAGACAAATCCCGACCTCAGCGAGGCAAAAGTTTTTGTCAGTGTTTTTGCGGATGAAGAGAAGAAACAGAAAACAATTAAAGGATTAAAAAGCGCGGCCGGGTTTATCCGTCACGAAATTAAAGAAAGGTTATGTTTAAGGCATATTCCTAACATCCTTTTTGAATTGGATAATTCCATCGAAAAAGGCGCGCATATTTTAGAATTAATGGATAAAATTTCCAGGGAAGAAAAGATAGAATAA
- a CDS encoding bifunctional oligoribonuclease/PAP phosphatase NrnA, producing MKELTAIAETIKKGNNFLIVSHINPDGDSIGSQLAMIKILENSGKKATILNQHPVPEVYKFLYGSQKVKNEVSFLENFDIAIVLDASDKKRLGDIVNKALRKVPFIINIDHHISNNKFGQLQYLNQDASATAVIIYDLIVLLNEKIDRDIAECLYTGILTDTGSFHYLNTDAKSHLVVADLIKYGINPNKIYEEIYEIFNIISIKLLGLALSSVEMNKTGEIAWMKIRQYDYSLSSLTNGETEGFINYVQMIKGVKVSLFFREFLNDNNQLVTKVSFRSKEGVDVNKIAGIFGGGGHSHAAGCVVTGSINSILEKIIKEVEKYI from the coding sequence GTGAAGGAACTAACAGCTATTGCAGAAACAATTAAAAAAGGCAATAACTTTCTCATTGTAAGTCATATTAATCCTGACGGCGATTCTATCGGTTCACAACTTGCTATGATAAAAATCCTGGAAAATAGCGGCAAAAAGGCGACTATCTTAAATCAGCATCCGGTCCCGGAAGTATATAAATTCCTTTATGGAAGTCAAAAGGTGAAAAATGAAGTTTCATTTTTAGAAAATTTTGATATTGCTATAGTCCTGGATGCGAGTGATAAGAAACGGCTGGGAGATATAGTTAACAAGGCCTTGAGGAAGGTTCCTTTTATTATAAATATTGATCATCATATAAGCAATAACAAATTTGGGCAGCTGCAATATTTAAACCAGGACGCATCTGCCACAGCGGTTATTATTTATGATTTAATTGTTCTTTTAAACGAGAAGATAGACAGGGACATTGCGGAATGTCTATATACAGGTATTTTGACTGATACAGGTTCGTTCCATTATCTGAATACAGACGCTAAAAGCCACCTGGTAGTAGCTGATCTTATTAAGTATGGCATTAATCCAAATAAAATTTATGAAGAGATATATGAAATTTTTAACATAATCTCGATAAAACTTTTAGGACTGGCATTATCAAGTGTTGAAATGAATAAGACAGGCGAGATTGCATGGATGAAGATAAGGCAGTATGATTACAGCCTTTCAAGCCTTACCAATGGAGAGACAGAGGGTTTTATAAACTATGTCCAGATGATAAAAGGGGTAAAAGTTTCTCTTTTCTTCAGGGAATTTTTAAATGATAATAACCAGCTGGTAACCAAAGTGAGTTTCCGTTCCAAGGAGGGTGTGGATGTTAATAAAATTGCAGGGATATTTGGAGGTGGAGGACATTCTCACGCGGCTGGCTGTGTAGTTACAGGAAGCATAAACAGTATACTGGAAAAGATTATTAAGGAAGTGGAGAAATACATATAG
- the truB gene encoding tRNA pseudouridine(55) synthase TruB: MDGILNINKPCGMTSHDVVDYIRKITNIKKVGHTGTLDPDATGVLPVCIGRATKIVQFLINENKSYRITLLLGVSTDTQDITGKIIKEVRDFNITPGDIQEILQSFSGDILQVPPMVSALHYKGKRLYKLAREGKEVERRPRKITVYKIDLLEVKLPYVGFSIKCSKGTYVRTLCSDIGDKLGTGACLYNLVRTMAGSFDLNNAIGLKDIKDIEIVKKNLMPMDEALNHLPEIKVLPEGIKLLKCGKPLTGNSVFSYSGVFNPRGLYRLYQEENPAISGIVEDVSREGKIYRIVKWLNQ, translated from the coding sequence ATGGATGGTATTTTAAATATTAATAAACCCTGTGGGATGACATCTCATGATGTTGTCGATTATATTAGAAAAATTACTAATATAAAAAAGGTTGGCCATACAGGAACATTAGACCCGGATGCGACCGGGGTTTTACCTGTATGTATTGGACGGGCTACAAAGATTGTCCAGTTTCTGATAAATGAGAATAAATCTTACAGGATAACTTTATTGCTCGGGGTTTCGACTGATACCCAGGACATTACAGGAAAAATTATAAAAGAGGTTAGGGATTTTAATATAACGCCGGGTGATATTCAAGAAATATTACAATCTTTTTCAGGCGATATTTTGCAGGTTCCGCCTATGGTTTCCGCCTTGCATTATAAAGGGAAACGGCTATATAAATTAGCCAGGGAAGGAAAAGAGGTTGAAAGGAGACCCAGGAAAATTACTGTTTACAAGATAGACCTTTTGGAAGTAAAATTACCTTATGTCGGTTTTTCGATTAAATGTTCAAAAGGGACTTATGTGAGGACTTTATGTTCCGATATAGGAGATAAGCTGGGAACGGGTGCGTGTCTTTATAATCTTGTCCGGACCATGGCGGGTTCTTTTGATTTAAATAATGCAATTGGATTAAAAGACATCAAGGATATAGAAATAGTTAAAAAAAATTTGATGCCGATGGACGAAGCATTAAATCATTTACCGGAGATTAAAGTATTGCCGGAGGGGATAAAACTCCTTAAATGCGGAAAACCTCTTACAGGAAATAGTGTTTTTTCTTATTCCGGTGTATTTAACCCGAGGGGATTATACCGTTTATATCAGGAAGAAAATCCGGCAATTTCAGGAATAGTTGAAGATGTTTCGCGGGAAGGTAAAATTTATAGGATTGTAAAATGGCTGAACCAGTGA
- the rpsO gene encoding 30S ribosomal protein S15: MSLTKEVKKEVVEKFKKHDKDTGSVEVQIALLTQRVNDLTEHFKSHIKDHHSRRGLLKIVGQRRRLLNYLQQKDYAKYQDIIGKLNIRK, encoded by the coding sequence ATGTCATTGACCAAGGAAGTAAAAAAAGAGGTTGTTGAAAAATTTAAAAAACATGATAAAGATACAGGGTCCGTTGAAGTCCAGATTGCTTTATTGACCCAGAGAGTAAATGATCTGACTGAACATTTTAAATCTCATATCAAAGATCATCATTCAAGAAGGGGGCTTTTAAAAATTGTCGGCCAGAGAAGAAGGCTGTTGAACTATTTACAACAAAAAGATTATGCCAAGTATCAGGATATTATCGGCAAACTAAATATTAGAAAATAA